ATAGCCAGAGTCCCAGTTTGAGAGCTGGAAAGCTCTTAGAGacatctccttcattttacaggtaaggagactgaggcccagagagcttgTGATTTGCCCTAAGACACACCAgtagtggcagaggcaggattcaagccCAAGACCTCGGATAGAAATTCTTTGCACTGGGGCAGTGGGCAGCCCTGATGACAGACCCCAGGATGAGCAGAACCCTATCTTAGAGCTAAAAGGCCTCAGAGAATGAGCTATGGTTCCTAATGGGGATGGGGTCTATTTAGGAACAGCGGGTCCCATTGCAGTCTCTCCTCACCCCCATCAAAGACAATCGTGGGCTGATACTGTGGTCAAATCTGAGGCCCCCCTTGGAAAGCATCAACACTTCAGAGAGCGTGTGGGGGTGGGTGGCTGCCAGAGGAGGGCCGGGGTCCTGTCTAACCTCTGCCACGCTGTCTCCCTCTCCAGATGACTTCAGTCGCCAAGGTGTACTACAGCCAGACCACCCAGACAGAGAGCCGGCCGCTCATGGGCCCAGGGCTGCGCCGGCGCCGGGTGCTGACCAAGGATGGCCGGAGCAACGTGCGCATGGAGCACATAGCCGACAAGCGCTTCCTCTACCTCAAGGACCTCTGGACCACCTTCATCGACATGCAGTGGCGCTACAAGCTGCTCCTGTTCTCGGCCACCTTCGCGGGCACCTGGTTTCTCTTCGGGGTGGTGTGGTACCTGGTGGCCGTGGCCCACGGAGACCTGCTGGAGCTGGGCCCTCCCGCCAACCACACGCCGTGCGTGGTGCAGGTACACACGCTCACAGGggccttcctcttctccctcgaGTCGCAGACCACCATCGGCTACGGGTTCCGCTATATTAGCGAGGAGTGTCCCCTGGCTATTGTCCTCCTCATCGCCCAGCTGGTGCTCACCACCATCCTGGAGATCTTTATCACGGGGACCTTCTTGGCCAAAATCGCCCGGCCTAAGAAGAGGGCTGAGACCATCCGCTTCAGCCAGCATGCGGTGGTGGCCACCCACGACGGCAAGCCCTGCCTCATGATCCGCGTGGCCAACATGCGCAAGAGTCTCCTCATTGGCTGCCAGGTGACAGGTAAGCTGCTGCAGACCCATTTAACCAAGGAGGGGGAGAGCATCCGGCTCAATCAGGTCAACGTGGCCTTCCAGGTGGACACAGCCTCTGACAGCCCATTCCTCATCCTCCCCCTTACCTTCTACCATGTGGTGGACGAATCCAGCCCCCTGCGGGACCTGCCCCTTCGCAGCGGGGAGGGGGACTTTGAGCTGGTGCTGATCCTCAGTGGGACGGTGGAATCAACCAGTGCCACGTGCCAGGTGCGCACGTCCTACCTGCCGGAGGAGATCCTCTGGGGCTACGAGTTCACCCCTGCCATCTCCCTCTCAGCCAGTGGCAAGTATGTGGCTGACTTCAGTCTGTTTGACCAGGTTGTGAAAGTGACCCCTCCTGGTGGCCTCCGAGATACCACCGTCCGTTATGGGGACCCCGAAAAGCTCAAGCTAGAGGAGTCATTCAGGGaacaggaagggaaggagggcagTGCCCTCAGTGTACGAATTAGCAACGTCTGACTGCTTTGACTCCCACTTCCCTCGCCCCTTTCGGCCAGAGGAGATTTTCTCTGGTTCTACCCTACCCCCATCTCATGCCTGTTCTCTCTCCCAGCTCCACGGGGTATCCTACCCAGGCTCATTGGAGAGAGCCTCAGGATCACCCTTTTCCTAATCCCATCTCCCTCCACCCAGTGGCCTGTAATTTGTCTAGGCCAGCCTGAGGGAATAGTCCCCCTTTGGAATCTGAGCCCCACCTCTAAGCCAGGGTTTGGGGTGTTTGGGACAAAGGAGATTGGGCTGAGAAGGCTTAAGAAATCTCAGCCATTCTGGAGACTCTGTAAGAGAATTGTgcagttggatggatggatggatgctcCATTTATG
The Gracilinanus agilis isolate LMUSP501 unplaced genomic scaffold, AgileGrace unplaced_scaffold42890, whole genome shotgun sequence DNA segment above includes these coding regions:
- the KCNJ10 gene encoding ATP-sensitive inward rectifier potassium channel 10 encodes the protein MTSVAKVYYSQTTQTESRPLMGPGLRRRRVLTKDGRSNVRMEHIADKRFLYLKDLWTTFIDMQWRYKLLLFSATFAGTWFLFGVVWYLVAVAHGDLLELGPPANHTPCVVQVHTLTGAFLFSLESQTTIGYGFRYISEECPLAIVLLIAQLVLTTILEIFITGTFLAKIARPKKRAETIRFSQHAVVATHDGKPCLMIRVANMRKSLLIGCQVTGKLLQTHLTKEGESIRLNQVNVAFQVDTASDSPFLILPLTFYHVVDESSPLRDLPLRSGEGDFELVLILSGTVESTSATCQVRTSYLPEEILWGYEFTPAISLSASGKYVADFSLFDQVVKVTPPGGLRDTTVRYGDPEKLKLEESFREQEGKEGSALSVRISNV